From Bacteroidota bacterium, one genomic window encodes:
- a CDS encoding AAA family ATPase has product MAANYKSDVEAVQDLVVKYNSLRKEIGKVIIGQDEVVRDVLISIFSRGHCLLVGVPGLAKTLLVNTIAQSLGLTYNRIQFTPDLMPSDIIGTEILDESRHFRFIKGPLFSNIILADEINRTPPKTQSALLEAMQEYAVTAAGKRYALDLPFFVLATQNPIEQEGTYPLPEAQLDRFMFNVLLTYPEFEQELLVVKNTTSDYRPKLEKIISAEEILYFQELIRRIPIPDNVLQYAVALATKTRPNTAAATKDVNNFLSWGAGPRASQYLVIGAKCHAALNGKFSPDIADVKAVAHPILRHRIVRNYRAEADGVTVEKIINDLLQS; this is encoded by the coding sequence ATGGCAGCAAATTATAAAAGCGATGTTGAAGCAGTTCAGGATCTCGTCGTAAAATACAATTCTCTTCGTAAGGAAATCGGAAAAGTCATCATCGGACAGGATGAAGTTGTACGTGATGTACTCATTTCCATTTTCAGTCGCGGACATTGCCTGTTGGTGGGCGTACCCGGATTGGCAAAAACGCTTTTGGTAAACACCATCGCTCAGTCACTCGGACTCACGTACAACCGGATTCAGTTCACTCCGGATCTGATGCCTTCGGATATCATCGGGACAGAAATTCTTGACGAATCCCGTCATTTCCGTTTCATTAAAGGGCCTTTGTTCTCCAACATTATCCTTGCCGATGAAATCAACCGGACACCTCCAAAAACGCAAAGCGCGCTGCTGGAAGCCATGCAGGAATATGCAGTAACTGCTGCCGGGAAACGCTATGCCCTTGATCTCCCATTTTTCGTTCTCGCGACTCAAAACCCGATCGAACAGGAGGGAACCTATCCGTTGCCGGAAGCACAGCTCGACCGTTTTATGTTTAACGTATTGCTGACCTATCCTGAATTTGAACAGGAATTATTGGTGGTGAAAAATACTACATCCGATTATCGTCCGAAGCTGGAGAAAATTATTTCTGCCGAGGAAATTCTCTATTTCCAGGAACTCATTCGTCGTATTCCGATTCCTGATAATGTGTTGCAATATGCGGTTGCATTGGCAACCAAAACCCGTCCAAACACAGCGGCAGCTACCAAGGATGTAAATAATTTCCTTTCCTGGGGTGCCGGTCCACGTGCATCACAATACCTGGTGATTGGCGCGAAATGTCACGCCGCGCTCAACGGAAAATTCTCCCCGGATATCGCGGATGTCAAAGCTGTTGCTCATCCGATTCTTCGTCACCGTATTGTTCGCAATTACAGAGCTGAAGCGGACGGAGTAACCGTTGAAAAGATCATCAACGACCTGCTTCAGAGTTAA
- a CDS encoding NAD(P)/FAD-dependent oxidoreductase, whose translation MDSPRHIAIIGAGAAGFFAAIQSAQMNPSARVVIYEKSDKLLTKVRISGGGRCNVTHHCFDPSVLVHFYPRGSKELLGPFHRFGPEQTVEWFRNNGVDLKVEEDGRMFPISNDSSTIVECLLEQANRVGVIIEREAKVKKLQPMPSKKIRLFFDGHEDVIADAVLVASGGFPSLASFNWLADLGHKIVPPVPSLFTFNMPGNQITSLMGLSVSNALVKINGTKFQQEGPLLITHWGMSGPAILKLSSLGARKLEELNYQFEINVNWTGKLNQEEIKEFLHSLKKNSPKKAVAQTPSTGIPKRLWEFLVYKAGISDDTIWADFSSKELNRLSEIIYSDKYTVSGKTTFKEEFVTCGGVSLKEVDFKTMQSKVVPNLYFAGEVLDIDALTGGFNFQAAWTTGYIAGESMSGV comes from the coding sequence ATGGATTCACCCAGACATATCGCAATAATTGGTGCAGGTGCTGCCGGTTTCTTTGCTGCAATTCAGTCGGCACAAATGAATCCATCAGCAAGGGTGGTCATTTATGAAAAGAGTGATAAACTTTTAACCAAGGTCAGAATCAGCGGTGGCGGACGCTGCAATGTGACGCATCACTGTTTTGATCCTTCGGTTTTAGTACACTTTTACCCAAGAGGAAGTAAGGAATTGTTGGGTCCTTTTCATCGTTTTGGACCGGAACAAACAGTAGAATGGTTTCGGAATAATGGAGTTGATTTGAAAGTGGAAGAGGATGGGAGAATGTTTCCAATCAGCAATGATTCTTCTACAATTGTTGAATGTCTTTTGGAACAGGCAAACCGGGTAGGAGTGATTATAGAAAGGGAAGCCAAAGTGAAAAAGTTGCAGCCAATGCCTTCAAAAAAGATCCGTTTATTTTTTGACGGACACGAGGATGTTATCGCGGATGCTGTCCTTGTCGCCAGTGGCGGATTTCCTTCGCTTGCTTCCTTCAACTGGCTCGCGGATTTGGGACATAAAATTGTTCCTCCGGTTCCTTCATTGTTTACTTTCAATATGCCGGGAAATCAGATTACCTCGTTGATGGGACTGAGTGTTTCCAATGCATTGGTTAAGATTAACGGGACAAAATTTCAACAGGAAGGCCCACTCTTAATCACACACTGGGGAATGAGTGGCCCTGCGATTTTAAAGCTGAGTTCACTGGGTGCAAGAAAGCTGGAGGAATTGAATTATCAGTTTGAAATAAATGTCAACTGGACAGGTAAGCTCAATCAGGAGGAGATAAAAGAGTTCCTGCACTCTTTAAAAAAGAACTCTCCTAAAAAAGCCGTAGCACAAACACCATCTACCGGAATACCAAAACGATTATGGGAATTTTTAGTCTACAAAGCCGGTATTTCTGATGATACTATCTGGGCGGATTTTTCTTCAAAAGAATTGAATCGTCTTTCCGAAATTATTTATTCGGATAAATATACAGTCAGCGGTAAAACAACTTTCAAAGAAGAATTTGTAACCTGTGGTGGAGTTTCATTAAAGGAAGTTGATTTCAAAACCATGCAAAGTAAAGTTGTCCCTAATTTGTATTTCGCAGGAGAGGTATTGGATATTGATGCACTGACGGGTGGCTTTAATTTTCAGGCAGCATGGACAACCGGATATATTGCCGGCGAATCCATGTCAGGCGTATAG
- a CDS encoding TonB-dependent receptor yields MYKYLSLVIFIFALSMESMAQHTVSGIVSDQKDKTKFLDNVAVYIPDFNRYDISKEGGTYILRNVGIGVVNIQFTRIGYKSVVRTINTKDSATVLNIEMEPSAMELEEVAITSNSTKLPDDIPYPVITYSAHDLKRDGNMGLLQRLSYEQGIDKISLGNGITKPVIRGLSFNRLLLYQYGTRIDNQPWDDRHDMGINENGVDKVEVIKGPAALIYGADAMGGTIIFTDEKPAISGNVVGDVNLGFHTNTLGIVSEAGVKGTSAKGLFYSVRFGANSHTSYVQGEGEEVKKNTEDKEFAANSKFMSTNGKFVIGMSKKWGVSKFTYSYLNQQIGIVEIENDSTLEPGDLNAEQRDREMEAPYQDVTSHVAALENTIVLGSSKVNFNLSYQLNDRKEFEPLPDKQKEDAIALKLNSITYDLKYSSNSEKKFGYTIGTQGLIQSNKNSGKEGLVPDADETDLGFYALIRYDVKKWNFLAGGRFDARSLSVKSYESSEISVSPDERPFLKFDRNFSLANGSIGTAYHPIEHLTLKANVSTGFTAPNYAQLGVYGKHEGTYRFEAGNKNLDIEQNLEGDFAAILNSKNLDIHLEGFYNKITGYIYLKNNGGFKTVSIGGVDSLLPFYEYRQDDATISGAEFALDIHPEKAQWIDLNLSYGIMKAELENGGNLPYIPADKFVAALKFKKNKMNYVYNPYLQLVYSKYFEQGEVATFETTSEGYDLLDLHLGGSFRWGHEMFDLSISANNLMNTGYFNHLSLIRTIGVRDMGRNVCVNLKIPFGIKRPK; encoded by the coding sequence ATGTACAAGTATCTATCCCTGGTGATCTTCATTTTTGCATTGTCAATGGAGTCAATGGCACAGCATACCGTCAGCGGAATTGTCTCGGATCAAAAGGACAAAACCAAATTTCTGGATAATGTTGCCGTATATATTCCGGATTTTAATCGCTATGATATTTCTAAAGAAGGAGGAACTTACATTTTACGAAATGTCGGAATAGGAGTGGTGAATATTCAGTTCACGAGAATCGGTTATAAATCTGTTGTTCGTACAATCAACACAAAAGACAGCGCCACTGTGCTCAACATTGAAATGGAGCCGTCTGCTATGGAATTGGAAGAGGTTGCAATTACGAGCAACAGTACAAAATTGCCGGATGATATACCTTATCCCGTAATCACTTATTCTGCACATGATCTCAAACGCGATGGAAATATGGGATTACTGCAACGCTTGTCATATGAGCAGGGTATTGATAAAATCTCTCTGGGAAACGGAATCACCAAACCTGTGATCCGTGGTTTATCATTCAACCGTTTATTGCTTTATCAATATGGTACACGGATTGATAATCAGCCCTGGGATGACCGTCACGACATGGGCATCAATGAAAATGGAGTCGATAAAGTGGAAGTCATCAAAGGCCCTGCCGCTTTGATTTATGGTGCTGATGCCATGGGAGGAACCATCATTTTTACGGATGAAAAACCGGCCATCAGTGGGAATGTAGTAGGCGATGTAAATCTTGGATTTCATACAAACACCTTGGGTATCGTTTCAGAAGCAGGTGTAAAAGGTACATCCGCAAAAGGACTTTTCTATTCCGTCCGCTTTGGCGCGAATTCTCATACCAGTTATGTACAGGGTGAAGGAGAAGAAGTGAAAAAGAATACGGAAGACAAAGAGTTTGCAGCCAATTCAAAATTCATGTCTACCAATGGTAAATTTGTGATTGGTATGAGTAAAAAATGGGGAGTCAGTAAATTCACTTATTCCTATTTGAATCAACAAATCGGAATTGTTGAAATTGAAAATGATTCAACCCTTGAACCCGGTGACCTCAATGCCGAACAACGTGACCGGGAAATGGAAGCTCCTTATCAGGATGTGACTTCCCATGTGGCGGCTCTGGAAAATACAATCGTGTTGGGTTCTTCGAAAGTCAATTTCAATTTATCATATCAGCTTAACGACCGTAAGGAATTCGAACCATTGCCTGATAAGCAAAAAGAAGATGCAATCGCGTTAAAACTTAATTCCATTACTTATGATTTAAAATATTCTTCCAATTCAGAGAAAAAATTTGGTTACACAATAGGAACACAGGGATTGATTCAAAGTAATAAGAATTCAGGAAAAGAAGGACTGGTTCCGGATGCTGACGAAACTGATCTTGGATTTTACGCCTTGATTCGCTATGATGTGAAGAAATGGAATTTCCTTGCCGGCGGCCGATTTGATGCGAGAAGTCTGAGTGTTAAATCCTATGAAAGTTCCGAAATTTCAGTAAGTCCGGATGAACGGCCATTTCTAAAATTTGACAGGAATTTCTCTCTGGCAAATGGTTCTATCGGTACTGCCTATCATCCGATTGAACACCTTACATTGAAGGCGAATGTTTCAACCGGTTTTACCGCGCCAAATTATGCTCAGTTGGGAGTGTATGGAAAACACGAGGGAACCTATCGTTTTGAAGCAGGAAATAAAAACCTCGACATTGAACAAAATTTGGAAGGCGATTTTGCTGCCATACTGAATAGCAAAAATTTAGATATCCATCTGGAAGGTTTTTATAATAAAATTACAGGTTATATTTATTTGAAAAATAACGGAGGATTCAAAACCGTTTCAATCGGTGGTGTAGATTCATTACTTCCGTTCTATGAATATCGCCAGGACGATGCTACAATTTCAGGCGCTGAATTTGCCCTTGATATCCACCCTGAAAAAGCGCAATGGATTGATTTGAATTTGTCGTACGGAATCATGAAGGCTGAATTGGAGAATGGAGGAAACCTACCCTATATACCGGCGGATAAATTTGTAGCCGCATTGAAATTTAAAAAGAACAAAATGAATTATGTGTACAATCCATACCTGCAGCTTGTATACAGCAAATATTTTGAACAGGGAGAAGTGGCCACCTTTGAAACAACAAGCGAAGGCTATGATCTTCTGGATCTCCACCTCGGAGGTAGTTTCCGCTGGGGACACGAGATGTTTGATTTGAGCATCTCGGCGAATAACCTGATGAACAC
- a CDS encoding DNA mismatch repair protein MutS, translating to MKLFGDDTLALFEFDRVRDRVEHHCRSASGKRKALELAPIADRDYLTLVLKQVDEFKQTLNQHGYFPDLTFEDFEEESQLLLISGSMLLEVQFSKIRSASVSINAILKFLNDRKASYPNLLLLTQNVYITQEIIAAIDSIIDAHSQVKSSASPTLQDIRNQLSSKRREADKRFRSFILDLKKKGWLRDNEENFYNNRRVLAMPSEYKREVKGIVHGKSESGKTTFVEPEALVELNNEIAELEQDERYEINRLLRELTDTLRPFSALIRAYHEVLTAFDLVRAKANFALEIKANLPQLSKNSVVRLVNAYHPLLYLQNRIQNKEIIPLSIELKQDSRIVIISGPNAGGKSITLKTVGLLQIMLQSGLLVPAEEKSEMCFFNHLLADIGDSQSIEYALSTYSSRLIRMNQFLRMANNRTLILIDEFGTGTDPELGGAIAEVVLEELNKRKAFGVFTTHYTNIKLLADHLDGVRNASMLFDPETLQPKYKLISGQPGSSYTFEVAERIGLPRHVLDRAKKKVQQDKIKLNAMLSTLHSQKVQLEQQLHSLKNKEDRTTASAEKFEQLREKLESKLEQEKSKRDENRKLLELGRRMQILAEEWDKSKDKKPIIKKFVGQMTAEKKKKAADNAPEKIEKRRQALIEKLKKEIQIGSKVRMLKGKQIGIVEEIKKNTIYVNFGTMLAKVAIENLEIAEE from the coding sequence ATGAAATTATTCGGTGACGATACTTTAGCATTGTTTGAATTTGACAGGGTCAGAGACCGTGTGGAACATCATTGCAGATCGGCTTCCGGCAAGCGTAAAGCGCTGGAACTCGCACCAATAGCGGATCGCGACTACCTCACACTGGTCTTAAAGCAAGTTGATGAATTCAAGCAAACACTGAATCAGCATGGTTATTTTCCGGATCTGACTTTTGAAGACTTTGAAGAAGAATCCCAGCTATTGCTTATTTCGGGATCCATGTTACTTGAAGTGCAGTTCAGTAAGATCCGATCAGCATCCGTCTCCATTAACGCGATCCTGAAATTTCTGAATGACCGGAAAGCTTCTTATCCCAATCTCCTCCTGCTGACTCAAAATGTCTACATCACGCAGGAAATTATCGCGGCAATTGACTCGATCATCGATGCACATTCACAGGTAAAAAGCAGCGCCTCTCCAACTTTACAGGATATCCGGAATCAATTGAGTTCTAAACGGCGCGAAGCAGATAAACGCTTCCGTAGTTTTATTCTGGATCTGAAGAAAAAAGGTTGGTTGCGTGATAACGAAGAAAACTTTTACAACAACAGACGTGTACTTGCCATGCCTTCTGAATACAAAAGAGAAGTCAAAGGCATTGTGCATGGAAAAAGTGAAAGTGGGAAAACCACATTTGTGGAACCGGAAGCACTGGTTGAACTGAACAATGAAATTGCGGAACTGGAACAGGATGAACGCTATGAAATCAACCGTTTGTTACGGGAGTTAACGGATACATTGCGTCCGTTCAGCGCTTTGATCAGAGCCTATCATGAAGTGCTGACAGCATTTGATCTTGTGAGGGCAAAAGCAAATTTCGCTCTGGAGATCAAAGCGAATTTACCGCAGTTGAGTAAAAATTCAGTCGTGCGCCTGGTTAATGCATACCATCCCCTGCTCTATTTACAGAATCGTATTCAGAATAAAGAAATCATTCCGTTGTCCATTGAACTCAAGCAGGACAGCAGGATTGTGATCATCAGCGGACCAAATGCCGGAGGAAAATCGATTACCTTAAAAACGGTCGGGCTCTTGCAGATCATGTTGCAAAGCGGTTTGCTCGTTCCCGCGGAAGAAAAATCAGAAATGTGTTTCTTCAATCATTTACTGGCAGATATCGGCGATAGTCAGTCAATAGAATACGCTCTCAGTACCTATAGCTCCCGCCTGATCCGGATGAATCAGTTTCTTCGGATGGCCAACAACCGTACCCTGATTCTGATCGATGAATTTGGCACGGGTACGGATCCTGAGCTTGGCGGAGCGATCGCGGAAGTTGTACTCGAGGAATTGAACAAACGAAAAGCTTTTGGTGTGTTTACTACCCATTACACCAATATCAAATTGCTGGCGGATCATCTGGATGGCGTACGCAATGCTTCCATGCTTTTTGATCCTGAGACTTTGCAGCCCAAATACAAATTAATATCCGGACAACCCGGAAGTTCCTACACTTTTGAAGTAGCTGAAAGAATCGGTTTACCAAGACATGTTTTGGACAGAGCAAAGAAAAAAGTACAGCAGGACAAAATCAAACTGAACGCGATGTTATCCACTTTGCATTCACAAAAAGTGCAGCTTGAACAACAGCTTCATTCTTTGAAGAATAAAGAAGACCGGACCACCGCTTCTGCTGAAAAATTCGAGCAACTGCGTGAAAAGCTGGAAAGCAAACTGGAACAGGAAAAATCCAAACGGGACGAGAATCGCAAGCTCCTCGAATTGGGACGACGCATGCAAATTCTCGCGGAAGAATGGGATAAGTCAAAAGACAAGAAACCCATTATTAAAAAGTTTGTCGGTCAGATGACCGCAGAGAAAAAGAAAAAAGCCGCTGACAATGCTCCCGAAAAAATCGAGAAACGTCGCCAGGCTTTAATCGAAAAGCTGAAAAAAGAAATTCAGATTGGCAGTAAAGTGAGGATGCTGAAAGGCAAACAAATTGGTATCGTTGAAGAAATAAAAAAGAATACGATTTATGTCAACTTCGGAACAATGTTGGCAAAAGTGGCGATTGAAAACCTGGAGATTGCGGAGGAGTGA
- a CDS encoding peptidylprolyl isomerase codes for MNKNLFLSALLFLSMSVAGIAQDKSDPVILNIAGENIPKSEFERVFKKNNTKETTFDKKAVNEYLQLYINYKLKVREALELGMDTAKSFVDELGGYRKQLAQPYLVDKDVSENLLKEAYARMKTDLRASHILIKCDQNALPKDTIEAYNKAMKVRGELLKGADFTASAKKYSDDPSAKDNGGDLGYFSAMQMVYPFESAAYNTKNGEISAPVRTRFGYHIIKVTDSRPAQGEVKVAHIMVKVAANAKEDDSTKAVQKINEIYTKLKAGEKFEDLARQFSDDQSSAKNGGLLPMFGTGRMVPEFEKAAFALKTAGDYSEPVRTSYGWHIIKLIEKKSLGTYEELQADLKQKVQKDSRSELSKSSMISRIKAKYGFMEVPKAKDEFMKTIDTTLSSGKWSADNAAALKGNMFSLRNKFYSQKDFATYVADHQSKRGAGLDPKILASNMYTDWVNESCLAYEETKLDSLYPDFRNLMGEYRDGILLFELTDKKVWSKAVKDTTGLKEFYEKNKTNYMWGDRLDATVYTCANAEIAKEVRKQMKKIDDVDTLLAKINKSSQLNLQVKSAKFAKNDNEVIDKIEWKTGLTKDIPKDNQVVFVDVKQVLPAQPKSLDESKGLVTADYQNALEKEWIQTLRAKYPVQIKQDVVDSIANK; via the coding sequence ATGAATAAGAACCTCTTTCTTTCTGCATTGTTATTTTTAAGTATGTCTGTGGCCGGAATTGCCCAGGATAAAAGTGATCCTGTTATTCTCAACATCGCCGGCGAAAACATTCCGAAGAGTGAGTTTGAACGTGTGTTCAAAAAGAACAATACAAAGGAAACTACCTTCGATAAGAAAGCAGTAAACGAATATCTCCAGCTTTATATCAATTACAAACTCAAAGTGCGTGAAGCATTGGAGCTTGGAATGGATACTGCCAAATCTTTCGTTGATGAACTCGGTGGCTATCGCAAACAACTTGCTCAGCCTTACCTGGTAGATAAAGATGTCAGCGAAAACCTGCTGAAGGAAGCTTATGCACGTATGAAAACGGATTTACGTGCCAGCCACATTCTGATCAAATGCGATCAGAATGCTCTACCAAAAGATACTATCGAAGCGTATAACAAAGCCATGAAAGTTCGTGGTGAATTGTTGAAAGGCGCTGATTTCACAGCTTCCGCGAAAAAATATTCCGACGATCCTTCAGCTAAAGACAATGGTGGTGATCTCGGTTACTTCAGCGCGATGCAAATGGTTTATCCATTTGAATCAGCTGCATACAATACAAAGAATGGTGAAATCTCCGCTCCGGTTCGTACCCGTTTCGGTTATCACATTATCAAAGTAACAGATTCCCGTCCGGCTCAGGGTGAAGTGAAAGTTGCACACATCATGGTGAAAGTTGCCGCTAACGCGAAGGAAGATGATTCTACCAAAGCTGTTCAGAAAATAAATGAAATCTACACCAAACTGAAAGCCGGTGAGAAATTCGAAGACCTTGCCCGTCAGTTTTCCGATGATCAGAGCTCCGCGAAAAACGGTGGTTTGCTGCCAATGTTTGGAACAGGAAGAATGGTTCCTGAATTTGAAAAAGCGGCGTTCGCTTTAAAAACTGCCGGAGATTATTCAGAACCAGTTCGTACTTCCTACGGATGGCACATCATCAAATTGATTGAGAAGAAATCATTGGGTACTTACGAAGAACTCCAGGCTGATCTGAAACAAAAAGTTCAGAAAGATTCCCGTTCAGAGCTGAGCAAATCCTCCATGATTTCCAGAATCAAAGCGAAATATGGTTTCATGGAAGTTCCAAAAGCGAAAGATGAATTCATGAAAACCATTGACACCACTTTATCTTCAGGTAAATGGTCTGCCGACAATGCGGCTGCTCTCAAAGGAAACATGTTCTCTCTCCGTAACAAATTCTACTCCCAAAAAGATTTCGCAACCTATGTTGCCGATCACCAAAGCAAAAGAGGAGCAGGACTCGATCCAAAAATACTGGCTTCAAACATGTACACCGATTGGGTAAATGAAAGCTGTTTGGCTTACGAAGAAACAAAACTGGATTCTCTCTATCCTGATTTCCGCAATCTCATGGGTGAGTATCGTGATGGAATTTTACTGTTTGAACTTACCGATAAAAAGGTTTGGTCAAAAGCGGTAAAAGATACCACCGGTCTCAAAGAATTCTATGAGAAGAATAAAACAAATTACATGTGGGGTGATCGTCTTGATGCTACTGTCTACACTTGCGCAAATGCTGAAATTGCAAAAGAAGTCAGAAAGCAAATGAAGAAAATTGATGATGTTGATACCCTTCTTGCAAAAATCAACAAGAGCTCACAATTAAATCTTCAGGTGAAATCCGCGAAGTTTGCGAAAAATGATAACGAAGTCATCGATAAAATCGAATGGAAAACCGGACTGACAAAAGACATCCCGAAAGACAATCAGGTTGTGTTTGTCGATGTAAAACAGGTTCTCCCTGCTCAGCCAAAATCACTCGATGAATCAAAAGGACTGGTAACTGCCGATTATCAAAATGCTCTTGAAAAAGAATGGATCCAGACCTTACGCGCCAAATATCCCGTTCAAATCAAGCAGGATGTTGTCGATTCCATCGCTAATAAATAA
- a CDS encoding peptidylprolyl isomerase, with protein sequence MKKNRISRYILLVLLFASTTGSAQQVIDQVMAVVGDKILLRSDIEKQYVQFTAQGMETGENTRCLIFDQLLMQKLLLNQADIDSVTVPESQVEGELDRRMRYYIRQIGSEEQLEAYFHSSIRQLKTEFREMIHDQLLVQTMQSKITKDITATPNDVRAYFESIPSDSLPYIDAEMEIAQIVRNPPVSEAEKKEVKARLEEFRTKIMTGEDFAVYAALYSQDQGSAKKGGELGMFERGTMVPEFEAAAFRLKPGEVSPVIETKFGFHILQLIERRADQINVRHILLQAKTNDADLVKSVYFLDSLRAEINKGSITFEEAAQKYSDDEDTRNSGGLMINPETNTTRLAPDKIDRLLFFQVDSMPLDRISAPLLMTTTDNKNAYRIVKVKSKTQPHKANLKDDYQKIQEVALQEKQNKALSEWVEKKRKTTYFHINQEYAGCEVLKHWKLNE encoded by the coding sequence GTGAAAAAAAATAGAATTTCTCGTTACATACTGCTTGTATTACTTTTTGCAAGTACAACCGGTTCGGCACAACAGGTAATTGATCAGGTAATGGCCGTTGTCGGTGATAAAATCCTTCTCCGTTCTGATATTGAAAAGCAATATGTCCAGTTTACGGCACAGGGAATGGAAACCGGCGAAAACACCCGCTGCCTCATTTTTGATCAGCTGCTGATGCAGAAATTGCTCCTCAACCAGGCCGATATCGACAGTGTGACTGTTCCTGAATCTCAGGTGGAAGGTGAACTGGATCGCCGGATGCGTTATTACATTCGCCAGATCGGTTCCGAAGAACAACTGGAAGCTTATTTTCATTCAAGCATCCGTCAGCTCAAAACTGAATTTCGTGAAATGATCCACGATCAATTGCTGGTTCAAACCATGCAATCAAAGATTACAAAGGATATCACTGCCACTCCAAACGATGTAAGGGCTTATTTTGAAAGCATTCCTTCCGACAGCCTTCCCTATATCGACGCGGAAATGGAGATTGCCCAAATCGTTCGCAATCCTCCGGTGAGTGAAGCGGAGAAAAAGGAAGTAAAAGCCCGTCTCGAAGAGTTCCGTACCAAAATCATGACCGGTGAAGATTTCGCTGTGTACGCTGCATTGTATTCACAGGATCAGGGTTCAGCAAAAAAAGGAGGAGAGCTCGGTATGTTTGAACGTGGTACCATGGTACCTGAATTCGAAGCCGCGGCTTTTCGTCTGAAACCGGGCGAAGTATCACCGGTGATTGAAACAAAATTTGGTTTTCATATTCTCCAGTTGATCGAACGCAGAGCGGATCAGATCAATGTCCGTCACATCCTTCTTCAGGCGAAAACAAATGACGCGGATCTTGTAAAAAGTGTTTATTTCCTCGACAGCCTTCGTGCAGAAATCAACAAGGGCTCAATCACTTTTGAAGAAGCCGCGCAAAAGTATTCTGACGATGAAGATACCCGAAACAGCGGAGGTCTGATGATCAATCCGGAGACCAATACAACCCGCCTTGCTCCCGATAAGATTGATCGTTTATTGTTCTTCCAGGTCGACAGCATGCCTTTGGATCGTATCTCTGCGCCTTTGCTGATGACTACAACGGATAATAAAAATGCCTACAGGATCGTTAAAGTGAAATCCAAGACTCAGCCGCACAAAGCCAACCTGAAAGATGATTACCAGAAAATTCAGGAAGTCGCTTTGCAGGAAAAACAAAACAAAGCACTGAGTGAATGGGTGGAGAAAAAACGCAAAACAACATATTTCCATATCAACCAGGAATATGCCGGATGCGAGGTTCTGAAGCACTGGAAGTTGAACGAATAG